The following proteins come from a genomic window of Pirellula staleyi DSM 6068:
- a CDS encoding BamA/TamA family outer membrane protein has translation MKRYVVNLLLALGTIFSIVTMGCVAPQGNCWNCQSCAGGSCGYPAATAPALPADTAPRLGPTTTNYTPPTVTTAASEEPVVRFQSPDAYDSAGLPGGDLYRRGPMPVSGQLAQNTAPTYPSYGQPNYAPQPSAYGTQPAAPPTYSTAPQPYTPQPYAPPSGTPSTFASQPGYSPPPAVYPGAGNPAIDNFGTPPLPPPPAGTFEVPPAGAPNAISNPSGGSGGWFGPSYPLWQPPSNIAPTAEEIQGTPTPLDIVVQEARTGRFMFGVGVNSDAGVTGQITVDERNFDIFGFPSSWDDFANGTAFRGRGQGFRLEAQPGDQVQRYLVSFTDPYFMDSNVSFSASAFYFDRNYYDYDESRYGGRLSWGYRLSPDLSVSGAVRAENVNVFDPRVLGVAELDNALGKHDLFSGKVTLTHDTRDLIFMPTEGHLIELSYEQVFGDFDYPRFEAEYSKYFLLRERPDGSGRHTLSFSSRAGFTGSQTPIFENYFAGGYSTLRGFSFRGASPIDNTVRVGGEFRWLNSVEYFFPLTADDMIKGTVFCDFGTVEQEIALNGDNFRVAPGFGLRVSVPALGPAPLALDFAFPVSDADGDDRQVFSFFVGATRQ, from the coding sequence TTGAAGCGCTACGTTGTCAATTTGCTGCTCGCACTCGGTACGATCTTCTCGATCGTCACCATGGGGTGTGTTGCGCCGCAGGGTAACTGCTGGAATTGCCAGTCGTGCGCCGGTGGCTCGTGTGGTTATCCGGCTGCAACAGCACCAGCGCTCCCTGCAGACACAGCTCCGCGTCTTGGCCCGACTACCACGAACTACACTCCCCCGACTGTCACAACTGCGGCTAGTGAAGAACCTGTGGTTCGCTTTCAGTCGCCAGATGCTTACGACAGCGCAGGGCTCCCTGGTGGCGACCTGTATCGTCGTGGTCCGATGCCTGTTTCTGGCCAACTTGCTCAGAACACGGCACCGACCTATCCCAGCTATGGGCAACCCAACTACGCGCCACAGCCCTCGGCCTACGGCACTCAGCCCGCTGCACCTCCCACGTATTCCACCGCTCCCCAGCCCTACACGCCGCAGCCATACGCACCACCAAGCGGCACACCTTCGACGTTTGCCTCGCAGCCTGGCTACTCGCCACCGCCTGCGGTTTATCCAGGGGCAGGCAATCCTGCCATCGATAACTTTGGAACACCTCCCCTGCCACCTCCGCCTGCAGGGACGTTTGAAGTCCCTCCCGCCGGTGCTCCCAATGCCATCTCGAATCCTTCGGGAGGAAGTGGTGGATGGTTCGGTCCTTCGTATCCCTTGTGGCAGCCACCTTCGAACATCGCTCCCACTGCCGAAGAGATTCAAGGGACACCAACGCCGCTGGATATCGTGGTGCAAGAGGCACGCACGGGACGGTTTATGTTCGGTGTGGGTGTGAACAGCGATGCAGGTGTGACTGGTCAGATTACAGTCGACGAACGGAACTTCGACATTTTTGGCTTTCCCTCGAGCTGGGACGATTTTGCCAACGGCACAGCCTTCCGAGGTCGTGGTCAAGGGTTTCGCTTGGAAGCACAGCCAGGTGATCAGGTACAGCGTTACTTGGTGAGCTTCACCGATCCGTACTTCATGGATAGTAACGTCAGTTTCAGCGCGAGTGCGTTTTACTTCGACCGCAACTACTACGACTACGACGAATCGCGCTATGGCGGTCGACTGTCGTGGGGTTATCGCTTGTCGCCCGATCTTTCGGTGAGTGGTGCGGTGCGGGCCGAGAATGTCAACGTGTTTGATCCGCGTGTGCTGGGTGTAGCTGAACTCGACAACGCACTTGGCAAGCACGATTTGTTCAGTGGCAAAGTAACGCTGACCCACGACACGCGCGACCTGATTTTCATGCCGACCGAAGGTCACTTGATCGAGCTTTCGTACGAACAAGTGTTTGGCGATTTCGACTATCCACGCTTTGAAGCAGAGTACAGCAAATATTTTCTGCTGCGTGAACGCCCCGACGGTTCGGGACGTCACACACTCTCGTTCTCGTCGCGTGCCGGCTTCACCGGGTCGCAAACACCGATCTTTGAGAACTACTTTGCGGGTGGTTACTCGACCCTTCGCGGCTTTAGCTTCCGTGGCGCTTCGCCGATTGATAACACAGTGCGCGTAGGTGGTGAATTCCGCTGGCTGAACTCGGTGGAATACTTCTTTCCACTCACGGCCGACGACATGATCAAAGGAACCGTGTTCTGCGACTTTGGTACCGTGGAACAGGAAATCGCCCTCAATGGAGACAATTTCCGCGTGGCTCCCGGCTTTGGTTTGCGAGTTAGCGTTCCGGCGCTCGGGCCAGCACCACTGGCTCTCGACTTCGCTTTCCCTGTGTCAGATGCCGATGGCGACGATCGCCAGGTGTTCAGCTTCTTTGTCGGTGCCACTCGCCAGTAG
- a CDS encoding POTRA domain-containing protein yields the protein MSVADHPLRYGHNLAIALLVLIAQAEARAQFGPPSMPPPALPAMATPAAPSGYNVANAAPQLVVDVQVRGNTITKDYEIQKHLRTRKDREFDAELVQSDVRSLVSTGLFRDVQTYTRPADGGVIVIYEVFERPRIQYVRHLGNRGVSEKKMVKEHGLKVGDSINSYATEEARRKIEDLYHRSGFPQAQISILEGDKPGDKGVVFLVNEGALERIWDVEFEGNTIATDARLKTQIESKPGIMWYFWRGKVDRSKIDADVEKLTGYYRSLGYFRARVGREMVFDDSGKWVTLKFVIDEGPRYVVRSVSVEGNVKFASGPLLDFLELKSGQFFDQSAMTKDINTIVDLYGSQGHVFADVQADPRFLEEPGQLDVVYRVQEGGVFSVGDIRVKIEGEYPHTRESVILNRLSLRPGDILDTRELRASERRLKSSQLFETNPQLGDPPKIVVTPPDLQAIGNTASSGGSTVRGQQPEYDSRMPRAPARSDVVRQPSAYPPMQPQVGPYSLELPSPVIPASGTMPIAPSPYAPPVPATSYSPR from the coding sequence TTGTCAGTCGCCGATCACCCACTCCGCTATGGCCACAACCTCGCGATTGCACTGCTGGTGCTCATCGCCCAGGCCGAAGCTCGCGCGCAGTTTGGTCCACCGAGCATGCCACCACCGGCTTTACCAGCGATGGCTACGCCAGCTGCTCCTTCGGGCTATAACGTCGCCAACGCCGCTCCCCAGCTTGTGGTGGATGTGCAAGTACGTGGCAACACGATCACCAAAGACTACGAAATTCAAAAACACCTCCGCACACGCAAGGATCGTGAATTCGATGCCGAGCTTGTGCAAAGCGATGTTCGCTCGCTCGTTTCGACGGGTCTATTTCGCGACGTTCAAACCTATACACGCCCAGCCGATGGTGGCGTGATTGTGATTTATGAAGTGTTTGAACGGCCGCGGATTCAGTATGTCCGGCACCTGGGCAACCGGGGTGTCAGCGAAAAGAAGATGGTGAAAGAGCACGGGCTCAAAGTGGGCGACAGTATTAACAGCTACGCCACGGAAGAAGCTCGTCGCAAAATCGAGGACCTTTATCACCGGAGTGGTTTCCCCCAAGCTCAGATTTCGATCCTGGAGGGGGATAAGCCGGGGGACAAGGGTGTCGTATTCCTGGTGAATGAAGGTGCGCTCGAACGAATTTGGGATGTCGAGTTCGAAGGGAACACCATCGCCACCGACGCTCGCCTCAAAACTCAGATCGAGTCGAAACCTGGCATCATGTGGTATTTCTGGCGCGGCAAGGTCGATCGTTCGAAGATCGATGCCGATGTCGAAAAGCTGACGGGCTACTATCGAAGCCTCGGATATTTTCGGGCTCGTGTCGGTCGTGAGATGGTGTTCGACGATTCGGGCAAATGGGTCACCCTGAAGTTTGTGATCGATGAAGGCCCGCGTTATGTCGTGCGAAGCGTGTCGGTCGAGGGGAATGTCAAGTTCGCCTCTGGTCCGCTGCTCGACTTCCTTGAACTCAAGAGTGGTCAGTTTTTCGATCAATCGGCAATGACCAAAGATATTAACACCATTGTTGATCTCTATGGAAGCCAAGGGCATGTGTTTGCCGACGTCCAAGCCGACCCTCGCTTTCTCGAAGAGCCAGGTCAACTCGACGTGGTGTATCGCGTGCAAGAGGGTGGCGTGTTCAGCGTCGGCGATATCCGCGTGAAGATCGAAGGGGAGTATCCTCACACGCGTGAGAGTGTGATTCTCAACCGCTTGAGTCTGCGTCCGGGAGATATTCTCGACACGCGAGAACTGCGGGCAAGTGAACGCCGCTTGAAGTCATCGCAGCTGTTTGAAACCAATCCCCAGCTAGGCGATCCCCCCAAAATTGTCGTGACACCGCCTGATTTGCAAGCGATCGGCAACACCGCTTCGAGTGGTGGCAGCACGGTTCGTGGTCAGCAGCCTGAATACGACAGCCGCATGCCACGTGCACCAGCCCGCAGCGATGTGGTGCGTCAACCGTCGGCTTATCCACCGATGCAACCGCAAGTTGGTCCTTATTCACTCGAGCTTCCGAGCCCAGTGATTCCTGCGAGTGGCACGATGCCCATCGCGCCGAGCCCGTATGCACCGCCTGTTCCCGCCACGAGCTACAGCCCCCGGTAA